The proteins below come from a single Ictidomys tridecemlineatus isolate mIctTri1 chromosome 8, mIctTri1.hap1, whole genome shotgun sequence genomic window:
- the Gtf3c6 gene encoding general transcription factor 3C polypeptide 6 isoform X1, with product MAAAEQPTREDREEEEEEAQEQFVLVELSGIIDSDFLSKCENKCKILGIDTERPIMQLDSYVFAGEYEDTLGTCVIFEENPEHVDAEGNNKTLLKYKCHTMKKLSMTRTLLTEKKEGEENIGGVEWLQMKDNDFSYRPNMICSFLHENEDEVVAAASDKPLELEEREIQMKDSSNLIYEQEKSLHLETEESSPLVDIPSSEMEGSVFMETQGAPLEITPR from the exons ATGGCAGCTGCCGAGCAGCCGACCCGGGAggacagagaggaggaagaggaggaggca cAGGAGCAGTTTGTTCTGGTTGAATTATCGGGAATCATCGATTCAGACTTTCtctcaaaatgtgaaaataaatgcaaGATTTTG GGAATTGACACTGAAAGGCCCATTATGCAATTGGATAGCTATGTCTTTGCTGGGGAATATGAAG ATACTCTTGGAACATGTgttatatttgaagaaaatccTGAACATG TGGATGCAGAAGGCAATAATAAAACACTGCTAAAATACAAATGCCATACAATGAAGAAACTCAGCATGACAAGAACTCTTCTgacagagaagaaggaaggagaagaaaacatag GTGGAGTAGAATGGCTACAAATGAAGGATAATGATTTCTCCTACAGACCTAACATGATTTGTAGCTTCCTACATGAAAATGAAGATGAAGTTGTAGCTGCAGCCTCAGATAAACCTTTGGAATTGGAAGAGCGGGAGATTCAAATGAAAGACAGTTCAAACCTGATCTATGAACAGGAGAAATCACTGCATTTGGAAACAGAGGAGTCAAGTCCTCTTGTTGATATCCCTTCTTCTGAGATGGAAGGTTCTGTTTTTATGGAAACTCAAGGTGCTCCCTTGGAAATCACTCCTAGATGA
- the Gtf3c6 gene encoding general transcription factor 3C polypeptide 6 isoform X2, giving the protein MAAAEQPTREDREEEEEEAEQFVLVELSGIIDSDFLSKCENKCKILGIDTERPIMQLDSYVFAGEYEDTLGTCVIFEENPEHVDAEGNNKTLLKYKCHTMKKLSMTRTLLTEKKEGEENIGGVEWLQMKDNDFSYRPNMICSFLHENEDEVVAAASDKPLELEEREIQMKDSSNLIYEQEKSLHLETEESSPLVDIPSSEMEGSVFMETQGAPLEITPR; this is encoded by the exons ATGGCAGCTGCCGAGCAGCCGACCCGGGAggacagagaggaggaagaggaggaggca GAGCAGTTTGTTCTGGTTGAATTATCGGGAATCATCGATTCAGACTTTCtctcaaaatgtgaaaataaatgcaaGATTTTG GGAATTGACACTGAAAGGCCCATTATGCAATTGGATAGCTATGTCTTTGCTGGGGAATATGAAG ATACTCTTGGAACATGTgttatatttgaagaaaatccTGAACATG TGGATGCAGAAGGCAATAATAAAACACTGCTAAAATACAAATGCCATACAATGAAGAAACTCAGCATGACAAGAACTCTTCTgacagagaagaaggaaggagaagaaaacatag GTGGAGTAGAATGGCTACAAATGAAGGATAATGATTTCTCCTACAGACCTAACATGATTTGTAGCTTCCTACATGAAAATGAAGATGAAGTTGTAGCTGCAGCCTCAGATAAACCTTTGGAATTGGAAGAGCGGGAGATTCAAATGAAAGACAGTTCAAACCTGATCTATGAACAGGAGAAATCACTGCATTTGGAAACAGAGGAGTCAAGTCCTCTTGTTGATATCCCTTCTTCTGAGATGGAAGGTTCTGTTTTTATGGAAACTCAAGGTGCTCCCTTGGAAATCACTCCTAGATGA
- the Gtf3c6 gene encoding general transcription factor 3C polypeptide 6 isoform X3, whose translation MQLDSYVFAGEYEDTLGTCVIFEENPEHVDAEGNNKTLLKYKCHTMKKLSMTRTLLTEKKEGEENIGGVEWLQMKDNDFSYRPNMICSFLHENEDEVVAAASDKPLELEEREIQMKDSSNLIYEQEKSLHLETEESSPLVDIPSSEMEGSVFMETQGAPLEITPR comes from the exons ATGCAATTGGATAGCTATGTCTTTGCTGGGGAATATGAAG ATACTCTTGGAACATGTgttatatttgaagaaaatccTGAACATG TGGATGCAGAAGGCAATAATAAAACACTGCTAAAATACAAATGCCATACAATGAAGAAACTCAGCATGACAAGAACTCTTCTgacagagaagaaggaaggagaagaaaacatag GTGGAGTAGAATGGCTACAAATGAAGGATAATGATTTCTCCTACAGACCTAACATGATTTGTAGCTTCCTACATGAAAATGAAGATGAAGTTGTAGCTGCAGCCTCAGATAAACCTTTGGAATTGGAAGAGCGGGAGATTCAAATGAAAGACAGTTCAAACCTGATCTATGAACAGGAGAAATCACTGCATTTGGAAACAGAGGAGTCAAGTCCTCTTGTTGATATCCCTTCTTCTGAGATGGAAGGTTCTGTTTTTATGGAAACTCAAGGTGCTCCCTTGGAAATCACTCCTAGATGA